The sequence below is a genomic window from Fusobacterium sp. DD2.
GGGACAACATTTAAAATAAAAAAGATATAAAATATAAACACAAATTCAGTTTTTATATCAAAAAATTATTAAGGAGTATTAAAATGAAAAAAAGAAAACAGCAGATAAATAAGGAGATAATGGTAACTGTAGTACTGTATCTTTTCTATTTTGTATGGTGGTATTATTTTGCATATATAAGATTTAATAGTGATGATGTAGAGCATTTTAAATATATAATGGGATTACCAGAGTGGTTTTTCTACTCATGTGTAGTAGGCCTTGTAGTAGTTAACTTCCTTGTATTTTTACTGGTTAAGGTGTTTTTCAAAAATGTCTCTTTAGAAGAGGAGGATGATAACTGATGCTTACACTTATACCAGTAATTATCTACCTACTTGCAATGCTTTTTATTGCTTATAAAGTTAATAATATAAAACAGGCAAGTAATAACTTTACTGAAGAGTACTTTATAGGTAGTAGAAAAATGGGTGGATTTGTCCTTGCTATGACTATAATAGCTTCCTATGTAGGAGCAAGTTCCTTTATAGGAGGACCGGGAGTAGCATATAAACTTGGTCTGGGATGGGTGTTATTAGCATGTATTCAGGTTCCAACAGCATTTTTTACACTTGGAATTATTGGGAAGAAAATGGCAATTATTTCAAGACGTATTAATGGAGTTACAATTATTGATCTTTTAAGAGAGAGATATAAAAGTGATACAGTAGTCATAGTTTCATCAATAACTATGCTTATATTTTTTATAGGATCTATTGTTGCTCAATTTGTAGGTGGAGCGAGGTTATTTGAAAGTGTTACAGGGTATCCATATATTGTGGGACTTATTATCTTTTCATCAGTTGTAATAGCATATACTTCTTTTGGAGGATTTAGAGCTGTTGCTATAACAGATGCTATTCAGGGTATAGTAATGCTTGTTGCTACTGGAGTTCTGTTCTTTGTAATTTTAAAAGAAGGACATGGAATGGAGAATATTATGAGAACCATAGCAAAAACTTCTCCAGAGATGCTTACACCTAGCTCAAGTGGACATATAGCAAAGCCATTTATAATGTCTTTCTGGGTACTTGTAGGAATTGGACTTTTAGGTTATCCTTCAACTGCTGTTAGATGTATGGGATTTAAAGATAGTAAATCACTTCATAGAGCCATGATAATTGGGACTTCAGTTGTTGGAGTTCTAATGCTTGGGATGCACCTTATAGGAGTTATGGGAATGGCAATAGAGCCTGGAATAGATATTGGAGATAAGATAATACCTATTCTTGCTTTAAAAAATCTTAATCCAATAATTGCAGGAGTATTCATAGGTGGACCTCTTGCAGCAATTATGTCAACTGTTGATTCACTTCTTATAATGACATCAGCTACAATAGTTAAGGATTTGTATCTTCACTACATAAATAAAAATGCTAAAACAGAGACAATTAAAAAACTCTCATTTGTAGTATCTTTAGGATTTGGATTAATAGTATTTCTACTTGCTCTAAATCCACCAGAGCTTCTTGTATGGATAAATCTTCTTGCATTTGCAGGACTTGAATCTACATTCTTCTGTCCAATCTTATTTGGACTTTTCTGGAAAAGAGCGAATTCAACTGGAGCAATAGCTTCAATGATATTTGGATTTATAACATTTATCTATCTTACTGCAACTCATTCCAGTATTATGGGAATGCATAATGTAGTCCCAGTACTTGCAGTAAATGTAGTTGTATTTATTATAGGTTCATACTTTGGTAAAAAAGTTGATGAGAAGACTTTAGATATCTTCTTTGAACTATAAAATAAAAATTAAAGGCTGTTATATTCTAAAATTATAAAACTAAAATTCGCGATATTAAAAATTGTTGCGTAATTTATGCAGCGAAACAGAATACTGAAAATTTGACTGTCTGAACGAAGTGAGTTTCAAATTTTCTTTCTGTAAGCAAAATAAATAGAAACTATTTTTACCTAAGAGAATTTTATGTTTTACAAATTTGCAACAGTCTTTTTTTATTTTTTGTAGAAAAAAGATATGCCACCTCATATTGAGTACGAGATAGCACATCCTTTTTAGTTTTTTATATCATTTTTAGTCTATATCATCAAATTTGATTCTGAAATCAAGTTGGAATCCAGTGTAGTGATGTCTTAAATTACGAATCACTTTAGCTCCAACTCCATAACCAGGTTTTTCAAGAGTTACTCCCACTGATAGTTCAGAATTTATTTTATCCTTATCTTTTCTGAATTTATAGCGTTCAGTGTGAGTACCTGCTATTCGTCCTTTTAGCTGTTTATTATTGCCATATGTTTTAAATATCTTGTAGTCCACATCTGTTAAGAGTTTCCAGTTATCTTTTCCATAGGTAGTATGAGTCATTGATATTTCAGCTTTAGGTGTTGCAGTTAAAAGAGTTCTACTTTTGATGTCAAGGTTTATTGGACCGTCTTTTTCTTTAATACCGGTGATCCTGTCAACTGCAAATTCAACTCCAACTTTTGGTTCTATTTTCACTTCTTTAGATGTTCTATATTCTTTAGAATACTCCATATCAGCAAAAGCACCTATAGATTTGTAATTTGCTTTGGAATCAAAGAACTCATCAGCTACTACATATTTTCTGTGCATTTTTCTATAACTTCCTTCAATACCTAATTTTAAAAGTGTATTGTTTTTCCTATTATATTCATAAG
It includes:
- the panF gene encoding sodium/pantothenate symporter codes for the protein MLTLIPVIIYLLAMLFIAYKVNNIKQASNNFTEEYFIGSRKMGGFVLAMTIIASYVGASSFIGGPGVAYKLGLGWVLLACIQVPTAFFTLGIIGKKMAIISRRINGVTIIDLLRERYKSDTVVIVSSITMLIFFIGSIVAQFVGGARLFESVTGYPYIVGLIIFSSVVIAYTSFGGFRAVAITDAIQGIVMLVATGVLFFVILKEGHGMENIMRTIAKTSPEMLTPSSSGHIAKPFIMSFWVLVGIGLLGYPSTAVRCMGFKDSKSLHRAMIIGTSVVGVLMLGMHLIGVMGMAIEPGIDIGDKIIPILALKNLNPIIAGVFIGGPLAAIMSTVDSLLIMTSATIVKDLYLHYINKNAKTETIKKLSFVVSLGFGLIVFLLALNPPELLVWINLLAFAGLESTFFCPILFGLFWKRANSTGAIASMIFGFITFIYLTATHSSIMGMHNVVPVLAVNVVVFIIGSYFGKKVDEKTLDIFFEL
- a CDS encoding YhdT family protein — translated: MKKRKQQINKEIMVTVVLYLFYFVWWYYFAYIRFNSDDVEHFKYIMGLPEWFFYSCVVGLVVVNFLVFLLVKVFFKNVSLEEEDDN